GCCAAGGAGTTGAATCATGGCGTGGAACACCAACGGAGGAGGACAGCAGGGACCGTGGGGTTCGGGTCCCAACACCCCGCAGCCTCCCGACCTGGAAAAAGTCTTCGATCTGGCCCGGGAAAAAATATTGGGCAGGCTTCCCGGAGGACGGGCATGGCCGGTGCTGGGGGTCATCGCCGCGCTCTTGTGGATGGCGACCGGCATCTATGTCGTCGGTCCCGATGAGCAGGGGGTGGTCGTGCGGTTCGGTCGTTATGTGGAAACCACCGATCCCGGTCCCCATTTTCACCTTCCCTATCCCATCGAGACGGTCTACACCCCCCAGGTCACCCAGATCCAGAGAATCGAAATCGGCTACCGCACCCGCGGACGGGCCAATACCGATGTCCAGGCCGAATCCCTGATGCTCACCGGAGACGAAAACATCATCGACATCGATCTTTCGGTCCAGTATCGCATCCAGGAGGGTGGGGCGGCCAATTTTCTGTTCAACGTCCGCAATCCGGGCGACGACCCCCACAACGCCGTGCGCAACGCCGCCGAATCGGCCATCCGTCAGGTCATCGGTCGCAACGACATCGACACCGCCCTGACCACGGGCAAGGAAAAAATCCAGACCAACACCCGCCTGACCATGCAGGACATCCTCGACAGCTACAAGAGCGGCATCGCCGTGGTCAACGTGCAACTGCAACAGGTCGCGCCACCCGAGGAAGTGATCCACGCCTTCAAGGATGTCGCCAGCGCCCGCGAGGACCGGGAACGTTCCATCAACGAGGCCCAGGGCTACAAAAACGATATACTCCCCCGGGCCAAAGGGCAGGCGGCCCAGGAGATTCAGCTGGCGGAAGGGTATCGGGCGACCAAGATTGCCCGGGCCAAGGGGGAAATCAACCGGTTCCTGGCCCTGGTCGAGGCCTACAACAAAGCCCCGGAAATCACCCGGACCCGGTTGTACCTTGAAGCGATGGAAGAGGTCCTGGCCAACAGCAAAAAGGTGGTCCTGCATCCCGATGCCGCCCGCGGCGTGTTGCCGCACCTGCCCCTCTCGGGAATCAATCCATCAGTCCTTCCCGCTCAAAATCAGGGAGCCAAGCCATGAACAAGGGACTCCAGACCGGTTTGACACTCCTGATCGTGGGGACGATCATTTTGCTGTGGCAATCGGTGTTTGTCGTCCATCAGGTGCAACAGGCGTTGATTTTGCAATTGGGCAAACCGGTCCGTTCGGTATCGGAACCGGGGCTTCATTTCAAGGTTCCCTTTTTGCAGGAAGTGTTCAACTTTGAAAAAAGATTGCTGGTGTTCGATCAGGAACCGCAGGAAATTCTGTCCTCCGACAAGAAAAACCTCAAGGTGGACAGCTATTCGCGTTGGAGAATCGTCGATACCCTGAAATTTTTCCAGACCGTTCGCAACGAGATTGGCGCCGCCTCGCGCATCAATGACATCATCTACTCCAATCTCAGGGAAGTTCTGGGCCAGTATACCATGATGGAAATCGTCGCCGGCGCCCGCGATGATCTCATGGCCCGCATCCGGACCCAGGCCAACGCCCAGTCGTCGCAATACGGCATCGAAGTGCTCGACGTGCGTATCAAGAGAACCGACCTGCCCGCGGAAAACTCCAAGGCGGTCTTCAAACGAATGCAGACCGAACGCGAACGGCAGGCCAAGCAGTACCGGGCCGAAGGGGAAGAAGAGGCCGTCAAGATCCGTTCCACCGCCGACAAGGACAAGGAGATCATTCTCGCCGAGGCATTCAAGGAGTCGGAACGGATTCGTGGTCAGGGGGATGCGGAGGCGGCGGACATCTATGCCGCGGCCTACATGAAGGATCCCCGTTTCTATGAATTCAAGCGGACCCTGGATGCCTATCGGAAAGCCTTTGCCACGGATACGACTTTGCTGGTTCAACCCTCCGGTTTCTTCCGTCTTCTTCAGGATGACGGGCGGGCCACGGCTTCAGGGGAATCGAGTCGTTGAAGGATTTTCTCACTGCCCTGGGGCTGACGATGATCATCGAAGGGATTCCCTATTTCCTCGCCCCCGACAGGATGCGTCATTGGATC
This portion of the Magnetococcales bacterium genome encodes:
- the hflK gene encoding FtsH protease activity modulator HflK, coding for MAWNTNGGGQQGPWGSGPNTPQPPDLEKVFDLAREKILGRLPGGRAWPVLGVIAALLWMATGIYVVGPDEQGVVVRFGRYVETTDPGPHFHLPYPIETVYTPQVTQIQRIEIGYRTRGRANTDVQAESLMLTGDENIIDIDLSVQYRIQEGGAANFLFNVRNPGDDPHNAVRNAAESAIRQVIGRNDIDTALTTGKEKIQTNTRLTMQDILDSYKSGIAVVNVQLQQVAPPEEVIHAFKDVASAREDRERSINEAQGYKNDILPRAKGQAAQEIQLAEGYRATKIARAKGEINRFLALVEAYNKAPEITRTRLYLEAMEEVLANSKKVVLHPDAARGVLPHLPLSGINPSVLPAQNQGAKP
- a CDS encoding protease modulator HflC, which encodes MNKGLQTGLTLLIVGTIILLWQSVFVVHQVQQALILQLGKPVRSVSEPGLHFKVPFLQEVFNFEKRLLVFDQEPQEILSSDKKNLKVDSYSRWRIVDTLKFFQTVRNEIGAASRINDIIYSNLREVLGQYTMMEIVAGARDDLMARIRTQANAQSSQYGIEVLDVRIKRTDLPAENSKAVFKRMQTERERQAKQYRAEGEEEAVKIRSTADKDKEIILAEAFKESERIRGQGDAEAADIYAAAYMKDPRFYEFKRTLDAYRKAFATDTTLLVQPSGFFRLLQDDGRATASGESSR